Proteins found in one Ferrovibrio sp. MS7 genomic segment:
- the pcaF gene encoding 3-oxoadipyl-CoA thiolase, whose translation MTEAFICDAIRTPIGRYGGALSSVRADDLGAIPIKALMLRNPSVDWSQVDDVTYGCANQAGEDNRNVARMSLLLAGLPDSIPGATVNRLCGSGIEATSAAARAIRTGEADLCIAGGVESMSRAPFVMGKAESPFSRTAEIYDTTIGWRFVNKLMKQKYGVDSMPETAENVAEQFQINRADQDAFALRSQQRAINAQRLGLFEAEITPVTIPSRKGDPTVVDRDEHPRDTTIEALAKLPTPFRQGGTVTAGNASGVNDGACAILLASDHAARRHGLTPRGRIIATSTAGVAPRIMGYGPVPATEKVLAKAGLSIRDMDVVELNEAFAAQALAVMRGLGLPDDATYVNPNGGAIALGHPLGMSGARLITTALNQLERTGGRYALCTMCIGVGQGIAMIIERV comes from the coding sequence ATGACAGAAGCCTTCATCTGCGATGCTATTCGCACCCCCATCGGCCGCTACGGCGGCGCGCTCAGTTCGGTACGCGCCGACGATCTCGGCGCCATTCCGATCAAGGCGTTGATGCTGCGCAATCCCAGCGTCGACTGGAGCCAGGTCGACGACGTCACCTATGGCTGTGCCAACCAGGCCGGCGAAGACAACCGCAACGTGGCGCGCATGTCGCTGTTGCTGGCCGGTCTGCCCGACAGCATCCCCGGCGCCACCGTGAATCGCCTCTGCGGTTCCGGCATCGAGGCAACATCCGCCGCTGCCCGCGCCATCCGCACCGGCGAGGCCGATCTCTGCATCGCCGGCGGCGTCGAGAGCATGAGCCGCGCGCCCTTCGTGATGGGCAAGGCGGAAAGCCCGTTCTCGCGCACGGCGGAAATATACGACACCACCATCGGCTGGCGCTTCGTCAATAAACTGATGAAGCAGAAGTATGGCGTCGATTCCATGCCGGAGACGGCGGAGAATGTGGCCGAGCAGTTCCAGATCAACCGCGCCGACCAGGATGCCTTCGCGCTGCGCAGCCAGCAGCGCGCCATCAACGCGCAGCGGCTCGGCCTGTTCGAGGCCGAGATCACCCCGGTGACGATCCCGAGCCGCAAGGGCGATCCGACCGTTGTGGACCGCGACGAGCATCCGCGCGATACCACCATCGAGGCGCTGGCCAAGCTGCCGACCCCGTTCCGCCAGGGCGGCACGGTCACGGCGGGCAATGCGTCCGGCGTCAATGATGGCGCCTGCGCCATCCTGCTGGCCTCCGATCATGCCGCGCGCCGCCATGGCCTCACCCCGCGCGGCCGCATCATCGCCACCTCCACTGCCGGCGTGGCGCCGCGCATCATGGGCTATGGCCCGGTGCCGGCCACCGAGAAGGTGCTGGCCAAAGCGGGCTTGAGCATCCGCGACATGGATGTGGTTGAACTGAATGAGGCTTTTGCGGCCCAGGCGCTGGCCGTGATGCGTGGCCTCGGCCTGCCCGACGATGCCACCTACGTAAATCCGAATGGCGGCGCCATCGCGCTCGGCCATCCGCTCGGCATGAGCGGCGCACGGCTAATCACCACGGCACTGAACCAACTCGAGCGTACCGGTGGCCGTTACGCGCTCTGCACCATGTGCATCGGCGTCGGCCAGGGCATCGCCATGATTATCGAACGGGTATGA
- a CDS encoding threonine ammonia-lyase: MNAPVTLPPLPTVADVEAAAKRLRGIAAPTPLVESPLLNEILGCRLFVKAETLQLTGSFKFRGAYNRLCQLSADERKRGVVAFSSGNHAQGVAYAAKLCGLPAVIVMPSDAPQIKVANTRAYGAEVVLYDRWKESREGIATKYMQDRGMVLVPPFDDPHIICGQGTVGLEVDAQLAERGLVPDIITAGSSGGGLISGIALVMESRHPKTEVYAGEPKDFDDITRSLSAGSKQKVAADAPPSFCDALMAPTPGDITFAVMRRVLKGGITASDAEVEVAMATAFHYLKLVIEPGGAAALAALLHRRDMIKGKTVVAVASGGNVDAALFSQILARTAPIS; the protein is encoded by the coding sequence ATGAACGCGCCCGTCACCCTGCCGCCCCTGCCCACTGTCGCGGATGTGGAGGCGGCGGCGAAACGCCTGCGCGGTATCGCGGCGCCGACGCCGCTGGTGGAAAGCCCGCTGCTGAATGAAATCCTCGGCTGCCGCCTGTTCGTGAAGGCCGAGACTTTGCAGCTTACCGGCTCGTTCAAGTTCCGCGGCGCCTATAACCGCCTCTGTCAGCTTTCAGCCGACGAGCGCAAGCGTGGCGTAGTCGCCTTCTCGTCCGGCAACCATGCCCAGGGCGTCGCCTATGCCGCCAAGCTCTGCGGCCTGCCGGCGGTGATCGTGATGCCATCCGACGCGCCGCAGATCAAGGTGGCGAATACCCGCGCCTATGGCGCCGAGGTGGTGCTTTACGACCGCTGGAAGGAAAGTCGCGAAGGCATCGCCACCAAGTACATGCAGGATCGCGGCATGGTGCTGGTGCCGCCCTTCGATGATCCGCATATCATCTGCGGCCAGGGCACCGTGGGCCTGGAAGTGGATGCCCAGCTTGCCGAGCGCGGCCTGGTGCCGGATATCATCACCGCCGGCTCGTCGGGCGGCGGCCTGATCTCCGGCATCGCGCTGGTGATGGAATCACGCCACCCGAAAACCGAGGTCTATGCTGGCGAGCCCAAGGATTTCGACGACATCACCCGCTCGCTCAGTGCGGGCAGCAAGCAGAAGGTGGCTGCTGATGCACCGCCGAGTTTCTGCGACGCGCTGATGGCGCCGACGCCGGGCGACATCACCTTCGCCGTGATGCGCCGCGTGCTGAAGGGCGGTATTACCGCCAGCGACGCGGAAGTCGAAGTCGCGATGGCCACTGCCTTCCACTATCTCAAGCTGGTGATCGAGCCGGGCGGTGCTGCGGCCCTCGCCGCGCTGCTGCATCGCCGCGACATGATAAAGGGCAAGACCGTGGTCGCCGTGGCCTCTGGCGGCAATGTCGATGCCGCGCTGTTCTCACAGATCCTGGCGCGCACGGCACCGATTTCCTGA